One window from the genome of Vibrio vulnificus NBRC 15645 = ATCC 27562 encodes:
- a CDS encoding class I SAM-dependent methyltransferase — MQLQLICEDAALQPYLDAIASKWQLTHDAHSHFALVLTFERLELRKLDEPKLGAIYVDLAGGAVAHRRKFGGGKGQAIAKAAGLNKGATPTVLDGTAGLGRDAFVLASLGCKVQMVERNPVVAALLDDGLTRAKQDDEIGAWVSERMSLLHASSHDALAALASDAEFVRPDVVYLDPMYPHPENKKKTALVKKEMRVFQSLVGADTDADALLTPALALATKRVVVKRPDYAEWLDGVKPSMAIETKKNRFDVYVNASMS; from the coding sequence CAAATGGCAACTGACCCACGACGCACACAGCCATTTCGCTCTTGTGCTGACGTTCGAGCGTTTGGAGTTGCGTAAGCTTGATGAACCTAAGCTTGGGGCGATTTATGTTGATTTAGCAGGCGGTGCGGTTGCACATCGACGCAAGTTTGGTGGTGGCAAAGGTCAGGCGATTGCCAAAGCAGCGGGGCTCAACAAAGGGGCAACACCGACGGTTTTGGATGGCACGGCAGGGCTTGGGCGTGATGCGTTTGTCTTAGCCTCGCTTGGGTGCAAGGTGCAGATGGTGGAGCGCAACCCCGTTGTGGCCGCTTTGCTCGACGATGGCTTAACCAGAGCCAAACAAGATGATGAAATCGGTGCTTGGGTGAGTGAGCGTATGTCACTGCTGCACGCGTCAAGCCACGATGCGCTCGCGGCGTTAGCCAGCGATGCCGAATTTGTTCGTCCCGATGTGGTCTATCTGGACCCCATGTACCCGCATCCTGAAAACAAAAAGAAAACCGCCTTAGTGAAAAAAGAGATGCGCGTGTTTCAATCTTTGGTTGGGGCAGATACCGATGCCGATGCGCTGCTCACGCCTGCGTTAGCATTGGCGACTAAGCGTGTGGTGGTGAAGCGCCCTGACTATGCCGAGTGGCTCGATGGCGTTAAACCCAGCATGGCGATTGAGACCAAAAAGAACCGTTTTGACGTCTATGTCAACGCGTCGATGAGTTAA